A single Anopheles funestus chromosome 2RL, idAnoFuneDA-416_04, whole genome shotgun sequence DNA region contains:
- the LOC125762656 gene encoding uncharacterized protein LOC125762656 has translation MAAPATPSRQILFVLALLFVVKLGSGRPQNAIDNQDLPEINPNELRKLYTNYNSYVSNQLDNYGLDPLQLQLLAQYAQSNAISGGGGGWDQLYRAPEMKRQIRYRQCYFNPISCFKK, from the exons ATGGCTGCTCCAGCGACACCTTCGCGACAGATTCTCTTCGTCCTGGCACTATTGTTTGTCGTGAAGCTGGGCTCCGGTCGACCGCAAAATGCAATCGATAATCAG GATCTGCCCGAGATAAACCCGAACGAGCTGCGAAAACTCTACACAAACTACAACTCGTACGTATCGAACCAGTTGGACAACTATGGGCTGGATCCGTTACAGCTACAACTGTTGGCTCAGTACGCCCAGAGCAA CGCCAtcagcggtggtggtggtggctggGATCAGCTGTACCGGGCGCCAGAAATGAAGCGCCAAATTCGGTACCGTCAGTGCTACTTCAATCCCATCTCCTGCTTCAAGAAGTAA